The Porites lutea chromosome 4, jaPorLute2.1, whole genome shotgun sequence genome contains a region encoding:
- the LOC140934504 gene encoding uncharacterized protein yields MATRACHLELVEDLSTDHFIIALKRIVAKEALRTALVEAEGILNSRLVTYVSSDADDIEALTPNHFLLLRPNPSNEEADVGEREINSTKLWRQSQTPVNFIWKRFTKENIPSLTERKKWREKRKSLKEGDVVLVAEPNQLRGMWPLDRIVSTHPGQDGMDRAVTVRTQYGEYKRPITKLCFLEEAET; encoded by the exons ATGGCTACTAGAGCTTGCCATCTTGAACTGGTGGAAGATCTATCGACGGATCATTTCATTATCGCTTTGAAGAG GATCGTTGCTAAAGAAGCGCTAAGAACTGCTCTGGTGGAAGCAGAAGGTATACTGAACAGTCGCCTCGTCACATATGTCTCAAGCGATGCGGATGATATAGAAGCGCTGACGCCAAATCATTTTCTGCTTCTGCGACCAAACCCGAGTAATGAAGAGGCTGATGTTGGTGAGAGAGAGATCAACTCAACGAAACTTTGGCGACAGTCTCAAACGCCTGTCAACTTCATTTGGAAGCGCTTTACCAAGGAGAATATCCCTAGTCTTACAGAGAGGAAGAAGtggagagagaagagaaaaagtCTGAAGGAAGGAGACGTAGTGCTTGTTGCAGAACCGAACCAGCTACGAGGAATGTGGCCTTTGGATAGGATTGTGTCTACTCATCCTGGACAAGATGGGATGGACCGAGCAGTCACAGTGCGTACTCAATACGGGGAGTACAAGAGACCAATCACAAAACTGTGTTTCTTAGAGGAAGCGGAGACCTAG
- the LOC140934505 gene encoding uncharacterized protein produces the protein MPKGDNNPADDITRGLHHVELNLNHRYNAGPEFLYKVTKLWPENKVEVLLEDDKRDRKRLRWVGVSQESEPVLGWKRCPSPAKLMKVLEYVMRFVNHTRVEKELGQTGPLTATEVRAAQSQLVKRAQVESFGEGIRCLGNGQEVHKRSRIKSLDPRMVGGLLVVGGRLQNARAFPYKTRHPKIIDSHHELAQLIIEDKEMHRTYHHPPTEHLLNLIRQDY, from the coding sequence ATGCCGAAAGGTGATAATAATCCTGCAGATGATATCACCCGTGGACTCCACCATGTAGAACTTAATTTGAATCATCGCTACAACGCTGGGCCGGAGTTCCTTTACAAAGTAACCAAGTTATGGCCAGAAAACAAAGTTGAAGTGCTCCTTGAGGACGACAAGAGAGATAGGAAAAGGCTAAGATGGGTAGGAGTTTCCCAGGAAAGTGAGCCTGTGTTGGGATGGAAAAGATGTCCATCCCCAGCTAAACTAATGAAAGTGCTGGAGTACGTGATGCGATTTGTAAACCATACACGAGTAGAGAAGGAACTGGGTCAGACGGGACCGCTGACAGCAACAGAAGTAAGAGCTGCTCAGAGCCAGCTAGTGAAGAGAGCGCAAGTAGAGTCTTTTGGCGAGGGGATAAGGTGCCTGGGAAATGGCCAGGAGGTTCATAAGCGGAGCAGAATCAAATCTCTTGATCCGAGAATGGTAGGTGGACTTCTTGTAGTCGGTGGAAGGTTGCAAAACGCACGAGCTTTCCCTTACAAGACACGACACCCGAAGATAATTGACTCACATCATGAACTTGCGCAGCTGATCATTGAGGACAAGGAAATGCATCGTACCTACCACCATCCACCAACCGAACATTTGCTGAATCTAATTAGACAGGATTATTGA